In Cellvibrio polysaccharolyticus, a genomic segment contains:
- a CDS encoding DUF2459 domain-containing protein, with protein MVCWLSLIGCASQPQVSAIPVKDAPHIIHVVQTGWHTSLIVPAAALQHWSPRLQQDFHDQQYLRLGWGDGDYFTGKNKHWTGATRALFASGYSALQVLAYNYEPWSELVAENHTLVAVTDEGMKTLATFVERSIARDENGNVVFLEPTKANDNVFYLAAPRYGLLSNCNTWSVNALREAGLPVRGLNLTATRVYQQVKQISAIQQAAGVLPASSLISTDSSAVR; from the coding sequence ATGGTCTGCTGGCTCTCTTTAATCGGTTGTGCAAGTCAACCGCAGGTCAGTGCGATACCGGTGAAGGATGCGCCGCATATTATTCATGTGGTGCAAACCGGTTGGCACACCAGTCTCATTGTGCCAGCGGCGGCTTTGCAACACTGGAGCCCCCGCTTGCAGCAGGACTTTCATGACCAGCAGTATTTGCGACTGGGTTGGGGCGATGGCGATTACTTCACCGGCAAGAACAAACACTGGACTGGCGCCACCCGGGCGCTTTTCGCATCCGGTTATTCCGCCTTGCAGGTGCTCGCCTACAACTACGAGCCCTGGTCAGAGCTGGTCGCGGAAAATCACACCCTGGTGGCGGTTACCGACGAAGGTATGAAAACCCTGGCCACTTTTGTTGAGCGCAGCATCGCCCGCGATGAAAATGGCAATGTAGTTTTTCTTGAGCCAACCAAAGCCAATGACAACGTTTTTTATCTTGCCGCGCCGCGTTATGGCCTGCTCAGTAACTGCAATACCTGGAGTGTCAATGCGTTGCGCGAGGCCGGTTTGCCTGTGCGTGGACTGAACCTTACCGCTACCCGTGTTTACCAGCAGGTCAAACAAATCTCTGCCATCCAGCAGGCAGCCGGTGTTCTGCCGGCGTCATCATTGATTTCTACAGATAGCTCGGCGGTTCGCTGA
- the bioD gene encoding dethiobiotin synthase has translation MRHRAYFVAGTDTGVGKTLFSTVLLQAALDRGLRTAAVKPVAAGCEQTPEGLRNDDALRLQAVTTEPLLYEQINPIALKAAIAPHIAAARENRRLSVDRLAGFCRGVLGKADLTLVEGAGGWRVPLNAFETLADLARVLQLPVILVVGIRLGCINHALLTAEAIRRDGLTLAGWVANHVDPEMPCQDENVATLEQRLGAPCLGRLAWREGEESPAAFVPDLDSEQISALLPG, from the coding sequence GTGAGACATCGCGCCTATTTCGTTGCCGGTACGGATACCGGTGTTGGCAAAACCCTGTTTTCCACTGTGTTATTGCAAGCGGCGCTGGATCGCGGTTTGCGCACCGCCGCTGTAAAACCGGTGGCTGCCGGTTGCGAGCAAACCCCCGAAGGCCTGCGTAATGATGATGCGCTACGCTTGCAGGCGGTAACCACCGAGCCATTGCTCTACGAACAAATCAACCCGATAGCCTTAAAAGCCGCCATCGCCCCGCACATTGCCGCCGCCCGGGAAAACCGCCGCCTCTCGGTGGATCGGCTGGCCGGTTTTTGCCGTGGCGTATTGGGCAAGGCTGATCTCACTCTGGTAGAAGGTGCCGGTGGCTGGCGAGTGCCGCTCAACGCTTTTGAAACCCTGGCAGATCTGGCGCGGGTGCTGCAATTACCGGTTATTCTGGTGGTCGGTATTCGGCTGGGCTGCATTAACCATGCGCTGTTGACCGCCGAAGCCATTCGCCGCGACGGGCTGACGCTGGCGGGTTGGGTGGCCAACCATGTCGATCCGGAAATGCCTTGTCAGGATGAGAATGTTGCTACGCTGGAACAGCGTCTGGGTGCACCTTGCCTGGGGCGGCTTGCCTGGCGTGAGGGGGAGGAATCGCCGGCGGCGTTTGTGCCGGATCTCGATAGTGAGCAAATTAGCGCCTTGCTGCCCGGTTAA
- the bioC gene encoding malonyl-ACP O-methyltransferase BioC, whose amino-acid sequence MNKTLRISPQGLALHCWSSNAGGLPIVLIHGWGNDSHCWQPLLPGLLQLGPVIAVDLPGFGESQPLPVFNESTLLDALADILPDQCVLLGWSLGGMLALALAERFPRRVQQLITLAANLKFVADECWPQAMAPAVNHAFNEAFAASPDSTRKRFTSLIVQGDEQERALLKTLRQQAPASMAPGVGEQALALLASLDNRETFAHLVVPGLHILAEQDALVPAAVAPQMQALNASQQVMVIDGAAHALTWSCPKTLLQHLQRFLPAVPAVPAVPAVPGAAARSKQRIANAFSRAAGSYDSVATLQRDVADALLATLPSVDRATLLDLGCGTGYCLPALQRHANNSRLLAADLALGMLQFARQQRAVDADWVVADAENLPFADQSIDLVVSSLALQWCEQPQQLFNELRRVLPVGGRLHFSTLGPATLKELRAAWASVDDYVHVNDFSDEALLRTALQQAGFVIDNWTTDIRTLWYGSVVELSRGLKALGAHNSNPGQSPGLTGRQSLRQLEAAYDIFRSDNLLPATYEVFYISAIAAN is encoded by the coding sequence GTGAATAAAACCCTCCGAATTTCACCGCAAGGTCTGGCTTTGCATTGCTGGTCCTCAAACGCTGGCGGGCTGCCAATAGTACTTATTCATGGCTGGGGAAACGACAGTCATTGCTGGCAGCCGTTGTTGCCAGGTTTATTGCAGCTGGGGCCGGTCATTGCTGTGGATCTTCCCGGGTTTGGCGAAAGTCAGCCGTTACCGGTATTTAATGAAAGCACGCTGCTGGATGCGCTCGCTGACATACTGCCGGATCAATGTGTACTGTTAGGTTGGTCGCTGGGCGGCATGTTGGCGCTGGCGCTGGCGGAACGTTTTCCCCGGCGGGTACAGCAACTGATTACCCTCGCGGCCAACCTGAAATTTGTCGCCGATGAGTGCTGGCCACAAGCGATGGCGCCTGCGGTCAATCATGCCTTCAACGAAGCCTTCGCCGCCAGCCCGGATAGCACCCGTAAACGTTTCACCAGCCTGATAGTTCAGGGGGATGAGCAGGAACGTGCGTTGCTAAAAACACTGCGCCAGCAGGCGCCGGCCAGCATGGCGCCAGGAGTAGGTGAGCAGGCCCTGGCGCTGTTGGCCAGTTTGGATAATCGCGAAACGTTTGCCCATCTGGTGGTGCCCGGTTTGCATATCCTGGCGGAACAGGATGCGCTGGTTCCAGCCGCCGTGGCGCCGCAAATGCAAGCGCTGAATGCTTCGCAGCAAGTCATGGTGATAGACGGGGCGGCTCATGCCTTGACGTGGAGCTGCCCAAAAACATTACTGCAACATCTGCAACGCTTTTTGCCAGCAGTGCCAGCAGTGCCAGCAGTGCCAGCAGTGCCAGGAGCCGCCGCACGCAGCAAACAGCGTATTGCCAATGCTTTCAGCCGCGCCGCTGGCAGCTATGACAGCGTGGCAACACTGCAACGGGATGTCGCTGACGCGCTACTGGCAACCTTGCCCTCTGTTGATCGGGCAACCCTGCTGGATCTCGGCTGCGGCACCGGCTATTGCCTGCCAGCCTTGCAGCGCCATGCCAATAACAGCCGCTTGCTGGCGGCCGATCTGGCTTTGGGCATGTTGCAGTTTGCGCGCCAGCAGCGTGCGGTTGATGCTGACTGGGTCGTCGCCGATGCAGAAAACCTTCCCTTTGCCGATCAGAGTATTGATCTGGTGGTATCCAGCCTTGCGCTGCAATGGTGTGAGCAGCCGCAACAGCTATTTAATGAATTGCGCCGGGTTTTGCCGGTGGGTGGCCGCCTCCATTTCAGTACCCTTGGCCCGGCCACGCTGAAAGAGTTGCGCGCCGCATGGGCTTCGGTAGATGATTATGTACACGTCAATGATTTTTCGGACGAAGCGCTGTTGCGCACCGCCTTGCAGCAGGCCGGTTTCGTCATCGATAACTGGACAACCGACATACGTACGCTGTGGTACGGCTCGGTGGTGGAGTTAAGTCGCGGCCTGAAGGCCCTGGGTGCGCACAACTCCAACCCCGGGCAATCGCCGGGTTTGACCGGTCGCCAATCGTTGCGCCAGCTTGAAGCGGCCTACGACATTTTTCGCAGCGATAATCTGCTGCCGGCAACCTATGAAGTTTTTTACATTTCAGCCATTGCCGCCAACTAA
- the bioF gene encoding 8-amino-7-oxononanoate synthase yields the protein MSTTPDSILLPALQQRRAEQRYRHRRTLQTAQTPLQRLDGQQRIAFCSNDYLGLANHPEVIAAFQQAAAIYGVGSGASHLVNGHSAEHQALEEELAAFCGRQRALLFSTGYMANMGVISALVGRGDAVLEDRLNHASLLDGGLLSGARFQRFAHNDVEQLSSRLARTDAQRKLVAVDGVFSMDGDLAPLDQLATCCQAHQAWLMVDDAHGFGCLGERGAGVVEHFGLGVNEVPVLMATLGKAMGTAGAFVAGSETLIETLIQFSRPYIYTTAMPPAVAAATRASLKVLQAEPWRRQHLNALIKHFREGASRYGLALEPSMTAIQPVILGDEARALAVSAALEARGFLVIAIRPPTVPAGSSRLRITLSAAHTVEQVDALLAALVEVLQELPPSE from the coding sequence ATGTCCACCACTCCTGACTCCATTCTCTTGCCTGCGCTGCAACAGCGTCGGGCCGAGCAACGCTATCGCCACCGCCGCACCTTGCAAACCGCCCAAACGCCACTCCAGCGCCTGGATGGTCAGCAGCGGATCGCATTTTGCAGTAATGATTATCTTGGCCTGGCGAACCACCCGGAAGTGATCGCGGCGTTTCAGCAAGCAGCTGCGATTTATGGTGTGGGCAGTGGCGCGTCCCACCTGGTTAACGGCCACAGTGCCGAACATCAGGCGCTGGAAGAAGAGTTGGCAGCATTTTGTGGCCGCCAGCGGGCGTTGTTATTTTCCACCGGCTATATGGCCAATATGGGGGTGATCTCGGCGCTGGTTGGTCGCGGTGATGCGGTATTGGAAGATCGCCTGAATCATGCCTCGCTACTGGACGGCGGTTTGCTCAGCGGCGCCCGTTTTCAGCGTTTTGCCCACAATGATGTTGAGCAATTGTCATCGCGGCTGGCGCGTACAGACGCGCAGCGCAAACTGGTGGCGGTCGATGGTGTGTTCAGTATGGATGGCGATCTTGCCCCGCTCGATCAACTCGCCACCTGTTGCCAGGCGCATCAGGCCTGGTTGATGGTTGACGATGCCCACGGCTTCGGTTGTCTGGGCGAGCGCGGTGCCGGTGTGGTTGAACATTTTGGTCTGGGGGTGAATGAAGTGCCTGTGTTGATGGCCACCCTGGGCAAGGCGATGGGCACTGCCGGCGCTTTTGTGGCCGGTAGCGAAACGCTGATTGAAACGCTGATTCAATTTTCCCGCCCCTACATTTATACCACCGCGATGCCGCCAGCGGTGGCGGCGGCAACCCGCGCCAGCCTCAAGGTGCTGCAGGCCGAACCCTGGCGGCGCCAGCATCTGAACGCATTAATTAAACACTTTCGTGAAGGTGCCAGCCGTTACGGCTTGGCGCTGGAGCCGTCAATGACCGCTATCCAGCCGGTAATTTTAGGCGATGAAGCGCGCGCGTTGGCGGTTTCTGCTGCGCTGGAAGCGCGCGGTTTTCTGGTCATTGCCATTCGCCCGCCAACCGTACCCGCCGGCAGCTCGCGTTTGCGTATTACGCTGTCGGCGGCACACACCGTCGAGCAGGTGGACGCCTTGCTGGCGGCTCTGGTTGAAGTTCTGCAAGAGTTGCCCCCCAGTGAATAA
- the bioB gene encoding biotin synthase BioB, which produces MNATLQQLIRHNWTRKEVQALFALPFSDLMFEAQTMHRRFFNPNEVQVSTLCSIKTGACPEDCAYCPQSARYDTGLEREKLMAVEKVIEEAKAAKAGGATRFCMGAAWRSPKGRDMPYVTTMVKGVKALGLETCMTLGMLDEQQAQDLASAGLDYYNHNLDTSPEFYGDIITTRTYEDRLRTLANVRNAGMKVCCGGIVGMGEEEGDRVGLLLQLANMAEHPESVPVNMLVKVEGTPLADQADLDPFDFIRTIAVARIIMPRSHVRLSAGREQMNDQMQAMAFLAGANSIFYGEKLLTTANPETNKDMQLFQRLGIKPEAYEVHETEEEYESSLGVKVEQARMDPFFYNAAS; this is translated from the coding sequence ATGAATGCGACCTTACAACAACTGATCCGCCACAACTGGACACGCAAGGAAGTTCAAGCTCTGTTTGCCTTGCCCTTCAGTGATCTTATGTTTGAGGCGCAAACCATGCACCGCCGCTTCTTCAACCCGAATGAAGTGCAGGTCAGTACCTTGTGTTCGATTAAAACCGGCGCCTGCCCGGAAGACTGTGCTTATTGTCCGCAGTCTGCCCGTTACGACACCGGCCTTGAGCGTGAAAAGCTGATGGCGGTAGAAAAAGTTATCGAAGAAGCCAAAGCGGCTAAGGCCGGTGGCGCAACCCGTTTTTGTATGGGCGCTGCCTGGCGTTCACCCAAAGGGCGCGATATGCCTTATGTCACCACCATGGTGAAAGGCGTTAAAGCGCTGGGGCTGGAAACCTGTATGACGCTGGGTATGCTCGACGAGCAGCAAGCGCAGGATCTGGCCAGTGCCGGTCTGGATTATTACAACCACAACCTGGATACCTCACCGGAATTTTACGGTGACATTATCACCACCCGCACCTATGAAGACCGTTTACGCACTCTGGCCAACGTACGCAACGCCGGTATGAAAGTATGCTGTGGCGGCATTGTTGGTATGGGCGAAGAAGAAGGCGACCGCGTTGGTTTGCTGTTACAGCTGGCCAATATGGCCGAGCATCCGGAATCGGTGCCGGTAAACATGCTGGTAAAAGTAGAAGGTACGCCGCTGGCCGATCAGGCCGATCTTGATCCGTTTGATTTTATCCGCACCATTGCCGTGGCCCGCATTATTATGCCGCGCTCTCATGTGCGCCTGTCTGCCGGTCGCGAGCAAATGAACGACCAGATGCAAGCGATGGCCTTCCTGGCCGGTGCCAACTCGATTTTCTACGGCGAAAAATTGCTGACGACCGCCAACCCGGAAACCAACAAAGACATGCAATTGTTCCAGCGTCTGGGCATCAAGCCGGAAGCTTACGAAGTGCACGAAACCGAAGAAGAATATGAATCTTCTCTGGGCGTAAAAGTAGAGCAGGCGCGTATGGATCCGTTTTTCTATAACGCTGCCAGTTAA
- a CDS encoding ComF family protein: protein MIPPFKQLYRRWPWRKLLHQLIPTYCLLCSRRLGERLLCDDCEMDLPWLNHQRACQQCAIPLTTDSRFCGHCLHRPPAFQRAFIPFLYDYPLDYLISSFKYRRNLTSGKALASLLIPFMQNAYDDSDCEWPSLILPVPLHWRRRLVRSFNQSSLLSGALAKGLQIKSLDNGCRRRRRTPSQKGLDRQQRQKNLRGAFTLQPAAAATIQGQCIAILDDVVTTTATARELANLLLKNGAREVHLWAVARTPERR from the coding sequence ATGATACCGCCCTTCAAGCAACTCTATCGCCGCTGGCCATGGCGAAAACTGCTCCACCAGCTGATTCCTACCTATTGCTTGCTATGCAGCAGGCGCCTTGGCGAGCGCTTGCTGTGCGACGATTGCGAAATGGATTTGCCCTGGCTCAACCACCAGCGCGCCTGCCAGCAATGCGCCATTCCGCTGACAACCGACAGCCGTTTTTGCGGTCATTGCCTGCATCGCCCACCGGCATTTCAACGGGCGTTCATCCCGTTTTTATACGACTACCCGCTGGACTATCTGATCTCCAGCTTCAAGTACCGCCGCAACCTGACCAGCGGCAAAGCCCTCGCCAGCCTGTTAATTCCCTTTATGCAAAATGCCTATGACGACAGTGATTGCGAATGGCCGTCACTGATTTTGCCGGTACCGCTGCACTGGCGGCGCCGACTGGTGCGCAGCTTTAACCAGAGCAGCCTGCTGAGCGGCGCGCTGGCGAAAGGTTTACAGATAAAGAGTTTGGACAACGGCTGCAGGCGCCGCCGCCGCACGCCCAGCCAGAAGGGGCTTGATCGGCAACAACGTCAGAAAAATTTGCGCGGTGCTTTCACACTGCAACCCGCTGCGGCAGCCACCATTCAAGGCCAGTGCATTGCCATTCTTGACGACGTGGTAACCACCACCGCAACGGCACGCGAGCTGGCTAACCTGCTACTGAAAAACGGGGCGCGGGAAGTACATTTGTGGGCGGTGGCGCGAACCCCCGAACGGCGTTAG
- a CDS encoding ParA family protein, which produces MISVAFYNLKGGVGKTTTAVNMAWLAAAANKKTVLWDLDPQAAATWFFQQNTDSNRAIKLLDKGKPVAEMILATPFANLTVIPADLSLRKLDKTFNSAGESRKLFKGLQKSLSEKADVLIYDCPPTLSPAMEQILSEVDVLLIPMIPNPLSIRAMEQVIHFFESRKQAPRRIVGFFNQVDLRRRMHRQAIESLRQMPVTMLKTWIPTDAAVEQMALRQAPLASYSGSGRAAPAYAAMWKEIARLLRQSEQVASTEGKSS; this is translated from the coding sequence ATGATTAGCGTGGCGTTTTACAATTTGAAGGGCGGCGTAGGAAAAACCACCACGGCGGTCAATATGGCGTGGCTGGCGGCTGCGGCGAATAAAAAAACCGTGTTGTGGGATCTCGACCCGCAAGCGGCTGCTACCTGGTTTTTTCAGCAGAATACCGACAGCAACCGGGCGATCAAACTGCTCGATAAAGGCAAGCCGGTAGCGGAGATGATTCTGGCCACGCCTTTTGCCAACCTCACGGTAATTCCCGCCGATCTCAGTTTGCGCAAGCTGGATAAAACTTTTAACAGCGCTGGCGAAAGTCGCAAGTTGTTCAAAGGTCTGCAAAAGTCCTTGTCGGAAAAGGCCGATGTACTGATTTATGATTGCCCACCCACCTTGTCGCCGGCGATGGAGCAGATTCTGTCGGAGGTCGATGTTCTGTTAATTCCGATGATTCCCAATCCGTTATCCATCCGGGCGATGGAACAGGTCATCCACTTTTTCGAGAGTCGCAAGCAAGCGCCACGGCGAATCGTCGGTTTTTTCAATCAGGTGGATTTACGGCGGCGCATGCACCGTCAGGCGATAGAAAGCCTGCGTCAGATGCCGGTGACCATGTTGAAAACCTGGATTCCCACCGACGCAGCGGTAGAGCAAATGGCTTTGCGCCAGGCGCCGCTAGCCAGCTATTCCGGTAGTGGCCGCGCCGCACCGGCGTATGCCGCTATGTGGAAAGAGATTGCCCGTTTGTTGCGTCAGTCGGAACAAGTCGCCAGCACCGAGGGTAAAAGCTCGTAA
- a CDS encoding serine/threonine protein kinase produces MSHAYEELTPDLVLDAVEQVGYLSDARVLALNSYENRVYQVGIEGASPLIAKFYRPERWSDAQILEEHTFTQALFDLEIPVVPPMVHGDNQTLLSYKNFRFALYARQGGHAPNLDDFDTLLSLGRVLGRIHALGQVTPFQHRPTIGVQEYAITSYQFLMENEFIPSSLRESYRTLGADLITRLEHRFSQVRYANIRLHGDCHPGNVLWRGDTPHFVDFDDARNGPAIQDLWMLLSGDRQQQTAQLAEIIDGYREFCDFEPAELALIEPLRTLRIMHYSAWLARRWSDPAFPHHFPWFNTERYWGEHILQLREQLAALQEPPLVIY; encoded by the coding sequence ATGAGCCATGCTTACGAAGAATTAACCCCGGATCTGGTTCTGGACGCGGTGGAACAGGTCGGCTATTTAAGCGATGCGCGGGTGCTGGCCCTGAACAGTTACGAAAATCGTGTTTATCAGGTTGGTATCGAAGGCGCTTCGCCGCTCATCGCCAAATTCTATCGCCCCGAACGCTGGAGCGATGCGCAAATTCTTGAAGAACACACCTTCACTCAGGCCTTGTTTGATCTGGAAATTCCGGTAGTACCACCCATGGTGCACGGCGATAACCAGACACTGCTCAGTTACAAAAATTTCCGGTTTGCCCTCTACGCCCGACAGGGCGGACACGCGCCCAACCTGGACGATTTCGATACGCTGCTGAGCCTTGGCCGGGTACTTGGCCGTATTCATGCGCTCGGTCAGGTAACCCCCTTTCAACACCGCCCCACCATCGGGGTGCAGGAATATGCCATTACCAGCTATCAATTCCTGATGGAGAATGAATTTATCCCGAGCAGTTTGCGCGAGTCTTACCGCACCCTGGGCGCCGATCTGATTACCCGCCTCGAACATCGCTTCAGCCAGGTGCGCTACGCCAATATCCGGCTGCACGGCGACTGCCACCCGGGCAATGTTTTATGGCGTGGCGATACGCCGCATTTTGTTGACTTTGACGATGCCCGCAACGGCCCGGCAATTCAGGATTTATGGATGCTGCTGTCCGGTGACCGGCAACAGCAAACTGCCCAGTTGGCCGAAATTATTGACGGTTACCGGGAGTTTTGCGATTTCGAGCCAGCAGAACTGGCCCTGATAGAACCCCTGCGTACCTTGCGCATCATGCACTACAGCGCCTGGCTGGCAAGGCGCTGGAGCGACCCGGCATTCCCCCACCATTTCCCCTGGTTTAATACCGAACGCTACTGGGGTGAACACATTTTACAGCTGCGGGAACAGCTGGCAGCGCTGCAGGAACCGCCGCTGGTGATTTACTAA
- the cysE gene encoding serine O-acetyltransferase, translated as MKASLSAYQADELWNTIRSQTQLQAQQEPVLASFLHASVLNHHSLESALSFHLANKLDSPSLPAMLLREVINEALQADPSIAQAVRADLQAVNERDSACCSLVTPLLYYKGFHALQSFRITHWLWQQGRRSLALFLQNRISSVFSVDIHPAARIGKGIMFDHATGIVIGETAVVEDNVSIMQSVTLGGTGKAAGDRHPKIRHGVLISAGAKVLGNIEVGHCARVGAGSVVLKDVPPRTTVAGVPAKIVGDHTCPEPASSMDHRLG; from the coding sequence ATGAAAGCATCGCTCTCCGCTTATCAGGCAGATGAACTCTGGAACACCATCCGCAGCCAGACACAATTACAGGCGCAGCAGGAGCCGGTGCTTGCCAGCTTTTTGCATGCGTCGGTACTCAACCACCATTCGCTGGAATCCGCGCTCAGTTTTCACCTCGCCAACAAACTGGACAGCCCGTCGCTGCCCGCCATGCTGCTGCGCGAGGTGATTAACGAAGCCCTGCAAGCCGATCCGTCCATCGCCCAGGCAGTACGCGCCGATCTGCAAGCGGTTAATGAGCGGGACTCGGCCTGCTGCTCGCTGGTCACGCCGCTGCTATATTACAAAGGTTTCCACGCGCTGCAATCCTTTCGTATCACCCACTGGCTATGGCAACAGGGACGCCGCTCGCTGGCGCTGTTTTTACAAAACCGTATTTCGTCGGTATTTTCGGTGGATATCCACCCGGCGGCACGCATTGGCAAAGGCATTATGTTTGACCATGCCACCGGTATCGTTATCGGAGAGACTGCCGTGGTAGAAGATAATGTTTCGATTATGCAGTCGGTGACTCTGGGCGGAACCGGCAAAGCCGCAGGCGATCGTCACCCGAAAATCCGCCACGGGGTATTGATCAGCGCCGGTGCCAAGGTGTTGGGCAATATTGAGGTGGGTCATTGTGCACGCGTTGGCGCTGGCAGCGTGGTATTGAAAGACGTTCCGCCGCGCACCACCGTTGCCGGCGTGCCCGCCAAAATAGTCGGGGATCACACCTGCCCGGAACCGGCTTCCTCCATGGATCATCGATTGGGCTGA